TCAAAACTGTGATAACACATGGTTTTATAAACGATGAAAGCGGTCACAAGATGTCCAAATCCCTTGGAAATGCCATTGATCCGCAGGAGATAAACGAGAAGTACGGTGCCGAAATTCTCCGACTATGGGTTGCTAGTTCCAACTATCAAGAAGATATCCGTATTTCGATGAACATTATTAATCAGCAAGTCGAAAACTACAGAAAAATCAGAAATACACTGCGTTATTTGCTCGGAAACCTATCAGATTTTACACCCGAAGCTGCTGTCCCCTATGAAAAATTGCTCGAACTTGATCGCTGGGCTCTCATGAAGCTTCACCAGCTCATAAAAGACGTCACGGTTCATTACGAGAACTACGAGTTTTATAAAGTCCATATGGCAGTGATGAAATTCATAATCACCGATATGAGCGCGTTCTATCTAGATATAATCAAGGATCGTCTCTACGTCGAGAGTAAAGATTCTCTTCAGAGACGTTCAGCTCAGACCGTGCTATTCGAGATTCTGATTGCACTGACGAAGATGCTTTCACCCATATTGACATTCACAATGGAAGAGGTCTATGGTTTTCTGCCAGAATCCGCCAGAAAGTTTGCCACGGTTCAGGCAGAGGATTGGCCTGCATTTAAAGAAGAATACATAGATGTGGAACTCGAAAAAAGGTGGGAAAAGCTGATTGACCTGAGAGAAGATGTGCTCAAAGCCTTGGAAATCGCAAGATCCAGAAAGGAGATCGGCAACTCCCTCGATGCGAAGGTAATCCTCGAACTCAAAGATTCTGAAGTGAAAAGTATTGTCAATAAATACAGCCTTGACATCCTTGCAGATATATTCATTGTGTCACAGGTAGAATTCGATAGGGTCAATGGCGGTTTTGAGGGAGAAGTAAGCGCTGTCCTTGTGAAGAGAGCCGAAGGCGAAAAGTGTGAACGTTGCTGGAAATATTCGATAGAAACAGGTGCTGATGAAAGATATCCTGGAACGTGCCCGCGCTGTGCGAGGGTTCTCTCTGAGAACACAGATTAATGGGGGGATGAAATTTGAAGAGACTAAGCTTAATTATAATTTTTCTTGTTTTGACTGTTGTGGGGTTGTCCGCATATCAATTAAGAAGCGGGGATTTACTGAGGATATATGTTTATGGTCATGAAGATCTGACTGTGGATGTTGCGGTTGGACCTGATGGGTGGATTACCGTTCCACCCGTCGGCTCACTTAAAGTACTCAATATGACTCTTGACGAAGCCTCGAAGGAACTGACGAGGAGATATTCCAGTTTGATTACCGATCCCAAAATTACTGTCACTGTGCAAGACTACGCTCCGTTCATCTACTATGTTCTGGGGGAGGTACGCAATCCGGGGAACATCGTTCTGGATGCGCAGCAAGCTTCTATTGCTCAGTTAATCGCCGCTGCTGGTGGTCTTAAGGACACCGCGGAAGAAAATGAATTTCAAATTGTAAAGAAAGACGGTAAACGGTTGACTATCACTGTAGAAAACTATCCTAAAGATACGAAACTCACCACTATATTTCTCGAACCGGGGGATTCTCTATTCATACTCAATGGCTATAGTAACTGGATAAAGGTGATAGGTGAAGTCGGAAAACCCGGGGTGTTCAAATATCAGGAAGGCGTAACACTGACCAGGGTCATAGCGGAAGCTGGTGGAATAAAGGAAACAGGTGACCCAGAAGAGATCGCGGTAATTACGCGTCTTGGAAATTCCACCCAGAGACAAGTCTATAACCTCAACGATATTTTCGCAGGTAAGAGTGCTGACCCGGTATTAAAAAAAGGATCCACTGTCATCGTGAGCAATACAGCTCTTAAAGCCATTAAAATAATCGGTGAAGTGAGAAATCCGGGCATTGTTTCATACCGTGAAGGACTTACACTCTTGAGAGCCATTAGCGACGCAGGAGGGTTTACCTCCACATCGGGGGATAACGTTTTGGTTATCAGTGATAAGGACACTTTGACGTTCACTGTCAACGACCTTTTAAAAGGAAGTGTTGAAGACCCGTTTCTGAAGCCCGGCACAACCATCGTCGTTCCCAGAGAGACAGAGAAATACGTTTACCTCCTTTCTCCTGACTTCAGTGGTAGAGTAGATTTTAGTTTTGATGAAAAACTGACTATAAGAAACGTACTCCTGAAAACCGGTAGGTATCAGCCCGATAAGGACGAAGAAATTGAGATAATCGAACCTGATGGTACGAAGAAGAGCTTTTCAATGAAAGAACTCGAAAATAATGACAGCGAACTTTCCTCTGGTGCCCTCGTGTCTTTGTCACTCACAATAGACTACGCTTACATAACCGGAGAAGTCAGCTCTCCAGGTATCCAATACATTGAACGATATGAGGAAGCGACACTGAGAAATCTCTTGATAAGGTCTGGCGTCAAAACTGAAACAGCTGGAAGCGTGGAAGTGATTTCTGATACCAGAAAGGTTTATACTATCGAAGATGCCCTGATTTCCGAAGACATTATAACGCCTGGAACTGTGATCATTGTAGACAAGAGACCAGAAAAATACGTGTACCTCATAGGCGATGAGATCAGCGGTGGAAAACTGGAACTTTCCAGAGACGAACCATTAACCCTTAAAAACGTGCTCGCAAGGCGGAATTTACTGTTCACGGCCAGTGACAGGATTGTTAAGGTAATCATGAACGATAGTGAATTCAGTATAAAACTTTCGGACCTAAAAGAAAAAGACATCTCTCTCATTCCGGGATCAGTGATAATTATCACAGATCTGTTTACAAGAGTATACGTGCTTGGTGAGGTCAAGAACCCCGGGCTCGTGGTCTTCGAGCCAAACGAAATTGCAACGATCGCGAGCGCCCTAAGTAAGGCTGGTGGCCTTTTATCAGATTCAGGTAACATTCAGATACTAGTCAACGGAACTTCAACAGAATATCCACTCGATACTGAACTAATATCAAGGACAGTATTAGACAACGATACAATTCTATACGTTGATAGACAACCTGAAAGGTATGTATATCTCATATCAGATCAAGAAGGTGGGCGCATAGAGTTTTCCGAGGATGAAAAACCTACACTAAGGCACCTACTTTCAAAGCTGAATATGCTGGACTTTGAAACCGATGAATCAATCACCATTTACTTTCCGAATGGCCAGAAGGTTGATATCCCCATGTCTTCACTTGAAAACGATGATGTGGATTTAGAGTACGGTAGTATAATTGTAGATCGCTATTCCGGAAGGGGAATAAGTGTACTGGGAGAGGTTAGAAGTCCTGGTACGTTCACCACAAAAAGCTCTGCGGATTTGAGGCTTTCTAGAGCGATTGCAGCCAGGGGTGGATTTCTTTCTACTGCAGATGACAGAAGGTTAATGCTGATCGATTCAACTCTGGGAAGAGCAATAACGGTCGACTTTGCTGACATGCTTGAAAAAGGTGAAGATCTGTATCTTAAACCGGGAACGACGGTTTATGTTCCCAAATTGGAGGAAAAGTACGCATATATAACTGGTGAAGTTAAAGATCCCGGTATCAAGCATTTTGACATAGAAGAGAAGTTCACTTTAGGAGCGCTTATAGGAAAAGCAGGAGGCGTAACTCCTAATGCTTCAGAAGTCCATCTCATCACTAACAATGGTAGCAAGATCATCGCATTAGAAGACGCTGTCATCTCTTCGGAGGAGCTCGTACCTGGTGCCCTCGTCAACGTTATAAAAAATCTTGAGCGGTATGTATATATAGTCAGTAAGGAAAAAGGTGGTCGAATTGACTTCGCCTCTTCAGAAAAGCTCACGCTCAAAACTGCCCTTGTAAAGGCTGGCTTGCTGGATTATCGTCTGAATAAGACGATCACCGTACAGAAACCAAATGGATCACAACTAGAGATCAAACCATGGACCTTGAAAAACTCCGATATTATCCTCGATCCTGGAAGCGTTATCGTATATCCCGAACCTGGTGTGAGCGTTTATGTGCTAGGTGCCGTTAATAGTCCCGGTAAAATTA
This genomic interval from Kosmotoga pacifica contains the following:
- a CDS encoding SLBB domain-containing protein gives rise to the protein MKRLSLIIIFLVLTVVGLSAYQLRSGDLLRIYVYGHEDLTVDVAVGPDGWITVPPVGSLKVLNMTLDEASKELTRRYSSLITDPKITVTVQDYAPFIYYVLGEVRNPGNIVLDAQQASIAQLIAAAGGLKDTAEENEFQIVKKDGKRLTITVENYPKDTKLTTIFLEPGDSLFILNGYSNWIKVIGEVGKPGVFKYQEGVTLTRVIAEAGGIKETGDPEEIAVITRLGNSTQRQVYNLNDIFAGKSADPVLKKGSTVIVSNTALKAIKIIGEVRNPGIVSYREGLTLLRAISDAGGFTSTSGDNVLVISDKDTLTFTVNDLLKGSVEDPFLKPGTTIVVPRETEKYVYLLSPDFSGRVDFSFDEKLTIRNVLLKTGRYQPDKDEEIEIIEPDGTKKSFSMKELENNDSELSSGALVSLSLTIDYAYITGEVSSPGIQYIERYEEATLRNLLIRSGVKTETAGSVEVISDTRKVYTIEDALISEDIITPGTVIIVDKRPEKYVYLIGDEISGGKLELSRDEPLTLKNVLARRNLLFTASDRIVKVIMNDSEFSIKLSDLKEKDISLIPGSVIIITDLFTRVYVLGEVKNPGLVVFEPNEIATIASALSKAGGLLSDSGNIQILVNGTSTEYPLDTELISRTVLDNDTILYVDRQPERYVYLISDQEGGRIEFSEDEKPTLRHLLSKLNMLDFETDESITIYFPNGQKVDIPMSSLENDDVDLEYGSIIVDRYSGRGISVLGEVRSPGTFTTKSSADLRLSRAIAARGGFLSTADDRRLMLIDSTLGRAITVDFADMLEKGEDLYLKPGTTVYVPKLEEKYAYITGEVKDPGIKHFDIEEKFTLGALIGKAGGVTPNASEVHLITNNGSKIIALEDAVISSEELVPGALVNVIKNLERYVYIVSKEKGGRIDFASSEKLTLKTALVKAGLLDYRLNKTITVQKPNGSQLEIKPWTLKNSDIILDPGSVIVYPEPGVSVYVLGAVNSPGKIRFTPGELPTLSRALALAGGTSGNFSGYITISDENGMSEIEFDAILKGKAEDLILMDDTILFVQESSDRYVYLISPDGGGRIEFEKNEKMTLKNLLARKNYLSFSMKGQVVLQYPDGKKEIFELSKLEKEDIFLTGGTIVMFPDALRELYILGAVNNPGVKVFEPSESLTLTSLISKAGGTLEEAFNTEVFITDASGKTFTVNLKEILEGKSLDRELEPRSLVYVPFYQPIRINVLGEVNKPGVVEFGPDEKVTLLNAISKAGGMKENASDIVKLGRGEGNYRWLDLIDNVDLPLEDGAVIYVPEDTGRYVYVLGQVLRSGRVDFDKYENITLAAVVAKAGGVLETAADEVKIIQPDGRVRTMSLLALENKLDNPEIQPGSTVVISETLTRVTILGQVRNPGTYVFGRKEVATIATAIAKAGGISDIDTVEKILLYTAGKVRSIDDLTTEKTPIEGEALIYVKPVEELVFTVLGEVKTPGTFSYTSKHLPSLTELLTRAGGVNGNAEEVQVIMADTLEVFSVEDARRSIEPFKNEAIVIVTGGGSRYISVIGEVNNPGLVDLGDFERPVTLGEVLAHAGGLKNSSAEYVEIIGPDSKRKTLSLHGEDLSQNLTENLEAGSIVYVPPVYLKVLVLGEVKNPGVVNYTTDMNLLDAIALSGGFTAEAYKNVLLIKNVTGGNPEIEYIDLTGKKLSDGSMKLEPGDVIYVPQSRFVDIKEVLSFVSSVLSITGVSLHLVNPGTY